In one Silene latifolia isolate original U9 population chromosome 10, ASM4854445v1, whole genome shotgun sequence genomic region, the following are encoded:
- the LOC141607381 gene encoding uncharacterized protein LOC141607381 — protein sequence MGHIRYYLAPKIEEEDLETNTQPETTTRRETRTETRAEPQEEAMPLAITGTKEENGVEDEVVEDSQVKMETETEAEMKPKVEKKSVKAEVIAEEDECMMETEFGEEIKPEVDATEPKAEIEVMEIQ from the coding sequence ATGGGCCACATCAGGTACTACCTTGCTCCCAAGATAGAGGAAGAGGACTTGGAGACCAACACTCAGCCTGAAACCACCACTAGACGTGAAACTAGAACTGAAACCCGGGCTGAACCACAGGAAGAAGCAATGCCTTTGGCTATTACAGGCACAAAGGAGGAAAATGGGGTTGAAGATGAAGTTGTCGAAGATTCCCAGGTCAAGATGGAAACCGAGACTGAAGCTGAGATGAAACCTAAAGTAGAGAAAAAGTCCGTGAAAGCAGAAGTAATAGCAGAGGAAGATGAATGTATGATGGAAACTGAGTTCGGAGAGGAAATAAAGCCGGAAGTGGATGCAACAGAACcaaaggctgaaattgaagtcaTGGAAATTCAGTAG